A segment of the Anopheles cruzii chromosome 2, idAnoCruzAS_RS32_06, whole genome shotgun sequence genome:
CGACGGGGTCGTGTTCGTGATCGATCCCGGGTTCAGCAAACAGAAAGTATACAATCCCCGTATCCGTGTCGAGAGTTTGCTCGTTTCGCCGATCAGCAAAGCGTCGGCCCAGCAGCGGGCGGGTCGTGCTGGCCGTACGCGTCCCGGCAAGTGCTTCCGGCTCTACACGGAGAAGGCTTACAAAACGGAAATGCAGGACAATACGTATCCGGAAATTTTACGCTCCAATCTGGGTAATAACCGCGGTGCGGGGAGGGGATTGACCAAAGCGACGATTTacactttcgttttctcttttGATAGGAACGGTGGTGCTGCAGCTGAAAAAACTCGGCATCGACGATTTGGTGCATTTCGATTTTATGgatccaccggcaccggaaacgctGATGCGAGCGCTCGAGCTACTGAACTATCTGGCGGcgctcgacgacgatggcaaccTGACCGATCTCGGTGCGGTGATGGCCGAGTTTCCGCTCGATCCTCAGCTGGCCAAAATGTTGATCGCCAGCTGCCAGCACAACTGCTCCAATGAGATCCTTTCCATCACCGCGATGCTTTCGGGTAAGTGCCCCACGCTCTAATCCATTTAATGGTCGTGTACGCTAAATGTCCCTTCGTTCCACAGTTCCCCAGTGCTTTGTGCGGccgaatgaaatgaaaaaagcTGCCGACGACGCAAAGATGCGCTTCGCGCACGTTGACGGTGACCATCTTACGCTGTTGAATGTGTATCATGCTTTTAAACAAAGTAAGCATCGGTTGGTTGCTACGTGAAATGACGTTTTAAAAAGCCGTTGATTTAACTATTTTTCCCGTTTTGCCGGTAGACAATGAGGATCAAAGCTGGTGCTACGATAACTTCATCAACTATCGTTCGCTAAAGTCGGCCGACAACGTGCGGCAGCAGTTGGCCCGCATCATGGATCGCTTCCAGCTGCAGCGCACCAGCACCGAGTTTACCTCCCGGGAGTACTATTTTAACATTCGCAAAGCTCTGGTGCAGGGCTTTTTCATGCAGGTTGGAGCAATTCTTTTCCGTTCTAGTACCATTATATACTAACCTTGCTCATTTATCGTCTACCTCAATAAGGTTGCACACCTGGAGCGCACCAAGCACTATCAAACGATAAAGGACAACCAAGTGGTACAGCTGCATCCGTCCACTTGCCTCGACCACAAACCGGAGTGGGTCATCTACAACGAGTTTGTGCTGACGACGAAGAACTACATCCGTACCGTGACGGACGTGAAGCGTAAGCATATCCTGGAGAGTCACCAGAAAGGGAGTAAAAATTATTTACCCCTCTTTTTCCACTTTCAGCCGAATGGTTGCTTCAGATAGCACCGCAGTACTACGATATGAACAATTTCCCGCTGTGTGAGGCCAAGCGGCAGTTGGAGCTGATAATGTCGCGACTGGACTCGAAACAGTTCCAGCAAGGTTTTTAAGACGCTTCGTGTGACTTTTTTGCGTAGTTCTGCTTCCGCGACGGTGTGAATCCGGTTTAAGTGGACATattatttcttcttctgtaCTATAACGCACGCGGGGGGCCGAACTTTTTCCTTCGTCATTCAACTGCACCTACCGAATTGAGGACGCCGGCGGATGGCGAGAATCGAAACATATAGCGCAATAAAGATTGTACACACTACTTCCGTTcctcgtgcgcgcgcggtctATCAACATCGTTTGGTACGGCAATGAGCAGTTTTTTCTGTTGTCCATTCACAGAACACAATGTAGCGTTTCATTTATTATGGAATATGCTGCGCTACCCAAACTTCCCTCAGGGGAGCCCCACCGCATCCTAATAATATTAACAAGGTCAGGAATATTTCAGAGTGCCATTTCAGCATCCCCCTTCGCTAGTTATCCCTTCGTGACCCCGACCAGTGCGGGACGTATGCAGCGATCGTGCAGCTTGTAGCCAATCTTGctcacgaccaccaccgtgttCGGTTCGACGTTTTCCACCTCCTGCTGGAACAGGGCTTCGTGCAGGTTCGGGTTAAACTTTTCATTCATCGGATTAACCGCCTCCAGTCCGTGCCGCCGGAACACGCTGTTAAGCTGTGCCCGGGTCATTGTGAGGCCCTCGAAGAGATTTTTTAGATGTG
Coding sequences within it:
- the LOC128276379 gene encoding putative pre-mRNA-splicing factor ATP-dependent RNA helicase PRP1 isoform X2, translating into MSKRRIEVMDPFIKKRREEKAALDSGGGTSYGTSGSSALTKGAAGGGGAEAGGKNPLNGIPYTQNYYNLYKKRITLPVFEYKTDFMRLLSEHQCIVLVGETGSGKTTQIPQWCVEFALKSSSKGVACTQPRRVAAMSVAQRVSEEMDVMLGQEVGYSIRFEDCSSPRTLLKYMTDGMLLREGMSDPMLEAYQVILLDEAHERTLATDLLMGVLKEVIRQRKDLKLVVMSATLDAGKFQQYFDNAPLMNVPGRTHPVEIFYTPEPERDYLEAAIRTVIQIHMCEEIEGDILMFLTGQEEIEEACKRVKREIDNLGPDVGELKCIPLYSTLPPHMQQKIFETAPPKRANGAIGRKVVISTNIAETSLTIDGVVFVIDPGFSKQKVYNPRIRVESLLVSPISKASAQQRAGRAGRTRPGKCFRLYTEKAYKTEMQDNTYPEILRSNLGTVVLQLKKLGIDDLVHFDFMDPPAPETLMRALELLNYLAALDDDGNLTDLGAVMAEFPLDPQLAKMLIASCQHNCSNEILSITAMLSVPQCFVRPNEMKKAADDAKMRFAHVDGDHLTLLNVYHAFKQNNEDQSWCYDNFINYRSLKSADNVRQQLARIMDRFQLQRTSTEFTSREYYFNIRKALVQGFFMQVAHLERTKHYQTIKDNQVVQLHPSTCLDHKPEWVIYNEFVLTTKNYIRTVTDVKPEWLLQIAPQYYDMNNFPLCEAKRQLELIMSRLDSKQFQQGF